A window of the Herpetosiphon gulosus genome harbors these coding sequences:
- a CDS encoding redoxin domain-containing protein codes for MIPLTLLTVGHTVPDWTLSDVHGQPYTLSRSLGLSGALLTFIRGMFCPYCTAQLHQLREHSAPILAQGVQPLVIAAHGPEALAVHAALENRLPILIDSDRHVITTYGLRHDLRTYADVGYPTGALVHPTTALLDTERRLRWIYRGINPADRPRLPMILEQIALLNRPAHDGA; via the coding sequence ATGATCCCCCTTACTCTGCTGACGGTCGGTCATACGGTTCCTGACTGGACATTGTCTGATGTTCACGGACAGCCCTATACCCTGTCGCGCTCGCTTGGTCTGTCTGGGGCACTCCTGACCTTCATCCGTGGGATGTTTTGCCCGTACTGCACCGCTCAATTGCACCAACTTCGTGAACATAGTGCCCCGATCCTTGCCCAGGGCGTGCAGCCACTCGTCATTGCAGCCCATGGCCCGGAGGCGCTCGCCGTTCACGCGGCGCTGGAAAACCGTCTGCCCATTCTGATCGATAGCGATCGGCATGTCATTACCACCTACGGCCTGCGCCATGATCTGCGCACCTACGCCGATGTGGGCTATCCGACGGGGGCGCTCGTGCACCCAACCACGGCCTTACTTGATACAGAACGTCGTCTCCGCTGGATCTACCGTGGCATCAACCCCGCCGACCGCCCCCGCCTTCCGATGATCCTGGAACAGATTGCCTTGCTCAACCGCCCCGCACACGATGGGGCATAA
- a CDS encoding VOC family protein, whose translation MQPTSIYPVIQSMRVAETAAFYTQYFGFYPTFESTWYISLRHTTAEHYELAIVDYTHSSVPTVAQQPTTGLILNMEVGDVDAVYEQLITHAALPLLRELSHEAWGQRHFITADPNGVLIDVITTIAPSQEFSAHYTG comes from the coding sequence ATGCAACCAACGAGTATCTATCCCGTCATTCAAAGCATGCGTGTTGCTGAAACAGCCGCATTTTATACGCAGTATTTTGGATTTTACCCAACGTTTGAATCGACGTGGTATATCAGTTTGCGCCATACCACTGCCGAGCACTATGAGCTTGCTATCGTCGATTATACCCATTCGAGCGTACCAACTGTCGCACAACAGCCAACAACGGGGTTGATTCTCAATATGGAGGTGGGCGATGTTGATGCCGTCTATGAACAATTAATCACCCACGCGGCGCTCCCATTGCTCCGCGAACTCAGTCATGAAGCTTGGGGACAACGCCATTTCATCACGGCTGATCCGAATGGAGTGCTCATTGATGTGATTACGACGATTGCCCCATCGCAGGAATTCAGTGCCCACTATACCGGGTAG
- a CDS encoding RraA family protein has protein sequence MMPNDVLKTQFAPLSTALIADACVRLKLPIRAAPPTLQALIPGSHCVGRAVPVRHYGSVDIFLDVLETAQPGDVLVIDNDGRMDEACIGDLVVLEAQAAGLAAIVVWGLHRDTTDLLQIGFPVFSLGRFPVGPLRLDPWDDDAQQVAHLGNMAVTRDDLVFADDDGVIVVAAEHGEQILNTAQALWARERHQAVVIQEGTSLRDQVQFQTYRVRRQADPSFTFRQHLRQIGGAIEE, from the coding sequence ATGATGCCCAACGATGTGCTGAAAACACAATTTGCTCCGCTCTCGACGGCTCTGATTGCTGATGCGTGTGTGCGGCTCAAGCTCCCAATTCGGGCAGCTCCCCCAACGCTCCAAGCCCTCATCCCGGGAAGTCATTGTGTTGGTCGGGCAGTTCCCGTTCGCCATTACGGCAGTGTTGATATATTCCTCGACGTGCTTGAAACGGCCCAACCTGGTGATGTATTGGTGATTGATAATGATGGACGTATGGATGAAGCATGTATTGGCGATTTAGTCGTCTTGGAAGCGCAGGCCGCAGGATTAGCAGCAATCGTCGTTTGGGGCCTGCATCGGGATACGACCGATCTCCTCCAGATCGGGTTTCCGGTGTTTAGTCTTGGTCGGTTCCCGGTTGGCCCGCTCCGGCTTGATCCATGGGATGACGATGCCCAACAGGTGGCTCACTTGGGAAATATGGCCGTGACCCGTGACGATCTGGTGTTTGCCGATGACGATGGCGTGATCGTGGTCGCCGCCGAGCATGGCGAACAGATCTTGAATACGGCGCAGGCGTTGTGGGCACGAGAACGCCACCAAGCGGTCGTTATTCAAGAAGGGACATCGTTGCGTGATCAAGTGCAGTTTCAGACCTATCGCGTGCGGCGACAGGCTGATCCGTCGTTCACCTTTCGCCAGCATTTGCGGCAGATCGGTGGAGCCATTGAGGAATAG
- a CDS encoding helix-turn-helix transcriptional regulator, translating into MSPTKRLSPRKLQILALVAEGKTDRHIAILLGIGESTVKAYLHEVYTLLRVQNRAAAVYWYCHYLGLTAPIKE; encoded by the coding sequence ATGTCCCCAACGAAACGGCTCAGTCCACGGAAACTCCAGATTCTTGCACTCGTGGCGGAAGGAAAAACCGATCGGCATATTGCCATCCTACTGGGCATCGGCGAGTCCACCGTTAAGGCCTATTTGCATGAAGTGTATACGCTTTTGCGTGTGCAAAATCGGGCTGCTGCGGTGTATTGGTACTGCCATTATCTAGGACTGACGGCCCCCATCAAAGAATAG
- a CDS encoding lamin tail domain-containing protein encodes MIRRLILVGVGILGCFLLGYQALAAPLPASRSTTRSSDGGTLIPTATLTPTATLTPTVIPTIVPISLSSYLPLVVKAPPPPTATPTPIPTHTPLPTPTAVPPTAIPPTPTLITVNPTCSGVANTAAPNLPIAIKNVNKAGNPETVTLRNQSTQTVDLTDWWICSMNGNQRHAILSGTIAPGQSLVIVSQAGGPIWNNTTTDPAVLFRRDGFQVSYRSQ; translated from the coding sequence ATGATCCGTCGTCTCATCCTCGTTGGAGTGGGTATCCTTGGCTGCTTTCTGCTCGGCTATCAAGCCCTTGCCGCGCCATTGCCTGCATCTCGTTCGACAACACGAAGTAGTGATGGGGGGACGCTCATCCCAACCGCCACCCTGACTCCAACCGCCACGCTAACCCCAACCGTCATACCAACAATCGTCCCCATCAGCCTATCGAGCTATCTGCCGCTCGTTGTCAAAGCTCCACCACCACCCACGGCCACCCCCACCCCGATTCCCACGCATACACCCCTGCCAACGCCCACGGCAGTTCCCCCAACGGCGATTCCGCCAACCCCGACCTTGATCACGGTCAATCCAACATGTTCGGGTGTCGCTAATACCGCTGCCCCCAACCTGCCGATTGCGATAAAAAATGTCAATAAAGCTGGTAATCCGGAAACTGTCACGCTTCGCAACCAATCTACCCAAACGGTGGATTTAACGGATTGGTGGATTTGCTCTATGAATGGCAATCAGCGCCATGCCATCCTCAGTGGCACGATCGCCCCAGGCCAATCCTTGGTGATTGTTTCGCAAGCAGGCGGACCGATTTGGAATAATACGACCACCGATCCCGCTGTGCTCTTTCGGCGTGATGGATTTCAAGTAAGCTATCGGAGTCAGTAG
- a CDS encoding ABC transporter substrate-binding protein — MMLMLLAACTTQTTPTPVPMDAVTLQLNWVNDFSSAGFFAAEKNGHFADQHMQVTLREGGFDDNGYIDGTEQVSSGAADFGVASADSILHARAQGKPIVGIAVLTQNSPLAILSLPATNIRTPQDLIGKKVLVSEGGATQLYTTLLASQAIAINQAPPLPRTDSGIDRLVRGEIDALVAWNINEAIALAELGYPPSIMLLSDYGINSYELVLITTERLVTENPDLVTRFLKASLQGWNDVILSPAQAIGYVKDYAPGVDRDGQLQRLSVFVELLKPAQTKLGAMLPERWAFTQRMLQTQGVLTQPLDLSRAYTTRFLDQLPDR; from the coding sequence ATGATGCTCATGCTCCTCGCTGCCTGTACAACCCAAACCACCCCCACCCCGGTTCCCATGGATGCCGTCACACTCCAGCTCAATTGGGTCAATGATTTCTCATCAGCGGGCTTTTTTGCAGCAGAAAAAAATGGCCATTTTGCCGACCAGCACATGCAGGTCACCTTGCGCGAAGGTGGCTTTGATGACAATGGCTATATTGATGGAACGGAACAAGTCAGCAGCGGCGCTGCCGATTTTGGCGTTGCCAGTGCAGATAGCATCCTGCACGCCCGTGCCCAAGGAAAACCCATCGTGGGCATTGCCGTGCTGACCCAAAACAGCCCGTTGGCGATTCTCTCCCTCCCTGCGACCAATATTCGAACCCCACAGGATTTGATTGGAAAAAAGGTGTTGGTATCGGAAGGCGGCGCAACCCAATTGTATACCACCTTGCTGGCATCCCAAGCCATTGCGATCAATCAAGCACCGCCGTTACCACGGACGGATTCGGGGATTGATCGCTTGGTGCGCGGCGAAATCGATGCCTTGGTAGCATGGAATATCAACGAGGCGATTGCCCTCGCCGAACTCGGCTATCCGCCATCCATCATGTTGTTAAGTGATTATGGGATCAATAGCTATGAATTAGTCCTGATTACGACAGAGCGCTTGGTAACAGAGAATCCCGACCTCGTAACCCGCTTTCTGAAAGCCTCCTTGCAAGGATGGAACGATGTCATCCTCAGTCCGGCGCAAGCGATTGGCTACGTGAAGGACTATGCACCTGGCGTTGATCGCGATGGTCAACTCCAACGCCTCAGTGTCTTCGTCGAGCTATTAAAGCCAGCCCAAACCAAACTCGGTGCTATGCTGCCAGAACGGTGGGCCTTTACCCAGAGGATGCTTCAGACCCAAGGTGTGTTGACCCAACCACTTGACCTTAGCCGCGCCTACACGACCAGATTCTTGGATCAACTTCCAGATCGCTAA
- a CDS encoding FG-GAP repeat protein yields MDGDTLVVGVPHEDSSTAGVQNSATPTVDEAVLDAGAVYVFVRTGTTWSQQAYLKASQVSAEDGFGTHVAIHGDTIVVGAPHEDSSTTGVQNSATPTVDEAALDAGAVYVFVRTETIWQQQAYLKASQVSPADMVGTSVAITGDTIVVGATGEASSTAGVQNSATPTVDETTPEAGAALVFTRNGTTWSQQAYLKASQVSAGDIFGKYVAIADDTIVVGAPQEDSSTVGIQHSATPTVDEAALDAGAAYVFVRSGTMWNQQAYLKASQVSAGDIFGWSVAVDGETIVVGVPHDDSSTTGIQNSATPTVDEASIDAGAASVFMRSGTTWSQQAYFKASQVSAGDIVGFSVAVDGDTIVVGAPHEDSSRAGVQNSAVPTVDEAMLDAGAAYRFSRSGTTWSQQAYLKAVQVSASDIVGFSVAVDGETIVIGAPYEDSSTTGVQHSTMPTVDEAALDAGAVYGLSTGHVQYLPFVATSQPLLLATLTPVAVPTMPVTTPRMIFFTATITLPNELPAYGHYWLSAHPRMLVPSLVDDAVMLRAGTTTIFAYTYSLQGQPLAAFVELPADVLLPWAGHAITIELTDVSGSVYSSTPLYLLWTP; encoded by the coding sequence GTGGATGGGGATACCCTCGTGGTTGGTGTGCCCCACGAGGATAGTAGCACCGCTGGAGTCCAAAACAGTGCCACCCCGACCGTGGATGAGGCGGTACTCGATGCTGGAGCCGTATATGTGTTTGTGCGCACAGGAACAACCTGGAGTCAGCAAGCCTACCTCAAAGCATCGCAGGTCTCCGCCGAGGATGGCTTTGGTACGCATGTCGCAATCCACGGCGATACGATTGTGGTTGGTGCGCCCCACGAGGATAGCAGCACCACCGGAGTCCAGAACAGTGCCACCCCAACCGTCGATGAGGCGGCCCTCGATGCTGGAGCCGTGTATGTGTTTGTGCGCACGGAAACGATCTGGCAACAACAGGCCTACCTCAAAGCATCGCAGGTCTCGCCAGCGGACATGGTTGGAACCAGTGTCGCTATCACCGGGGACACGATCGTCGTGGGAGCAACCGGGGAAGCCAGTAGTACGGCAGGAGTGCAAAACAGTGCGACCCCTACGGTCGATGAAACCACGCCCGAGGCTGGGGCCGCGTTGGTGTTTACACGCAACGGGACAACATGGAGCCAGCAGGCGTATCTCAAAGCATCACAAGTCTCGGCTGGCGATATCTTTGGCAAGTATGTGGCGATCGCCGATGACACTATCGTGGTTGGTGCACCGCAAGAGGATAGCAGTACTGTGGGTATTCAGCATAGTGCCACACCGACCGTGGACGAGGCCGCCCTCGATGCTGGGGCGGCGTATGTCTTCGTGCGGAGCGGGACGATGTGGAATCAGCAGGCGTATCTCAAAGCATCACAAGTTTCGGCTGGCGATATCTTTGGCTGGAGTGTCGCGGTCGATGGGGAGACCATCGTGGTCGGTGTGCCCCATGACGATAGTAGTACCACCGGAATCCAGAACAGTGCCACGCCGACGGTGGATGAAGCGTCAATTGATGCTGGGGCTGCCTCTGTCTTTATGCGGAGCGGGACGACGTGGAGCCAGCAGGCCTACTTCAAAGCATCGCAGGTCTCGGCTGGCGATATCGTGGGGTTTAGTGTTGCCGTGGATGGGGACACCATTGTGGTGGGCGCACCGCACGAGGACAGTAGTCGTGCTGGGGTCCAGAACAGTGCCGTGCCAACGGTGGACGAAGCGATGCTTGATGCAGGCGCGGCGTATCGATTTAGTCGCAGTGGCACGACGTGGAGCCAGCAGGCCTACCTGAAAGCCGTCCAAGTATCAGCGTCAGACATCGTTGGCTTCAGTGTGGCCGTGGACGGGGAGACGATCGTGATTGGTGCGCCGTATGAGGATAGCAGTACCACCGGAGTTCAGCACAGTACCATGCCGACCGTGGATGAGGCGGCCCTCGATGCCGGAGCCGTGTATGGCTTGAGCACTGGTCACGTCCAGTATCTGCCCTTCGTCGCAACCAGTCAGCCGTTGCTGCTTGCCACCCTCACTCCGGTTGCCGTGCCGACGATGCCCGTGACGACCCCACGAATGATCTTTTTTACCGCCACAATCACGCTTCCGAACGAACTCCCCGCCTATGGGCATTATTGGCTATCGGCCCATCCCCGCATGCTTGTCCCTAGTCTCGTTGACGATGCGGTGATGCTACGAGCAGGAACGACTACCATCTTTGCCTATACCTACAGTTTACAAGGCCAACCGCTCGCAGCATTCGTCGAACTCCCGGCGGACGTGCTGCTGCCGTGGGCAGGCCACGCGATCACGATCGAATTGACGGATGTTTCTGGCAGCGTCTATAGCAGCACCCCACTCTATCTGCTCTGGACTCCCTAA
- a CDS encoding glycosyltransferase family 4 protein: MKRIVLIAAGCENHCLRLQPWRYLCEVAAQLQQHGHAVTIISTGSDAASLVYGIPLIRLASIVAHPKNQALQAALHACNPEVVLWHLGKTSMLHGVYHYPGVVNIGIFTSPLYQLSQLWDIGMGRLLKNYELGAIHLAGALIPSQIFQQGYRRQQFDHVVVQTQTTKAHLRALGIPEHDMTVLLPGVDPDWLAKPPHASDDRDALGFHPSDHVLVYFGSPAPLRGLHTLFHAFRAARRQHPALRLLILSRRHPRELQRADAQLGHILQHPEIAPFVRIVSGYLPAQELVRHVTLADSVALPFDLVPSDAPLSLLEAHALGKPLITTAISCLPEFAAYGPHILAEAAKPSSLQQALIASSQHRYTPPTTPSLVQSWTEMGNQWHHFLGH; this comes from the coding sequence ATGAAACGGATTGTCTTAATTGCCGCTGGCTGTGAGAACCATTGTTTGCGGCTACAACCGTGGCGCTACCTCTGTGAGGTTGCCGCCCAACTCCAACAGCATGGCCATGCCGTCACGATCATCAGTACCGGGTCTGATGCCGCCTCGCTGGTGTACGGCATTCCGCTTATTCGTCTCGCGTCGATTGTTGCCCATCCGAAGAATCAGGCCTTGCAGGCCGCACTCCATGCCTGCAACCCTGAGGTGGTGTTGTGGCATCTTGGAAAAACGAGCATGCTCCATGGGGTGTATCACTATCCCGGCGTGGTCAATATCGGTATTTTTACCAGTCCGCTCTATCAGCTTTCCCAATTATGGGATATCGGGATGGGGCGATTACTGAAAAACTATGAGCTTGGCGCAATCCATCTGGCGGGGGCTTTGATACCATCACAGATTTTTCAGCAGGGCTACCGTCGGCAGCAATTCGATCATGTGGTCGTCCAAACCCAAACCACCAAAGCCCACCTGCGTGCCCTTGGCATTCCCGAGCACGATATGACCGTGCTCCTACCTGGTGTTGATCCTGATTGGTTAGCGAAGCCGCCGCATGCCTCTGATGACCGTGATGCATTGGGCTTTCATCCCTCCGATCATGTACTGGTATATTTTGGGTCGCCTGCCCCATTACGAGGGTTACATACCTTATTCCATGCGTTCCGCGCCGCCCGTCGCCAGCATCCTGCACTGCGACTCCTGATCTTAAGTCGTCGCCATCCACGGGAATTACAGCGTGCGGATGCGCAACTAGGGCACATCTTGCAGCACCCCGAGATCGCTCCCTTTGTGCGGATCGTGAGTGGGTATCTGCCCGCTCAGGAGTTAGTTCGCCATGTGACCCTCGCGGATAGTGTGGCCTTGCCGTTTGATCTTGTTCCATCAGATGCACCGTTGAGTCTCCTCGAAGCCCATGCCTTGGGGAAGCCGTTGATTACGACGGCGATTAGCTGTTTGCCTGAATTCGCCGCTTATGGGCCGCATATCCTTGCGGAAGCAGCCAAGCCATCATCACTCCAGCAGGCACTGATCGCCAGCAGTCAACACCGTTATACGCCACCGACGACACCATCGTTGGTACAGTCATGGACAGAAATGGGAAACCAATGGCATCACTTTCTTGGTCATTAA
- a CDS encoding glycosyltransferase yields the protein MIFVSVGTRPEPFTRLVNAMDRVAAQLNEPVVMQTGHTHLAVHHAQAQPWLNADDYRGLLEQARVVISQAGAGSILGARQAGRPLIVVARSRQFNECPDDHQCELAHAVEQLGYAQFVRDITPTALIAALTHVIDPGVGELTQSPLVATVRSYLAQWDRVMSRRKGF from the coding sequence ATGATTTTTGTAAGTGTTGGCACACGGCCAGAACCCTTTACCCGGCTTGTTAATGCCATGGATCGCGTTGCTGCCCAACTCAACGAACCCGTTGTTATGCAAACAGGCCATACACATCTTGCGGTGCATCATGCGCAGGCGCAGCCATGGCTCAATGCGGATGATTATCGTGGATTGCTCGAACAAGCACGCGTCGTGATCAGTCAAGCAGGAGCTGGCTCCATTCTCGGGGCACGTCAAGCTGGTCGCCCATTAATTGTTGTGGCACGATCACGGCAATTTAACGAATGTCCTGACGACCATCAATGCGAACTCGCCCACGCGGTAGAACAGCTCGGCTATGCGCAATTTGTTCGTGATATTACGCCAACGGCGTTAATCGCGGCATTAACGCACGTCATCGATCCTGGTGTGGGGGAATTAACGCAATCACCCTTAGTTGCAACCGTTCGTTCCTATTTGGCCCAATGGGATCGTGTTATGTCACGCCGGAAAGGTTTCTAG
- the pssD gene encoding PssD/Cps14F family polysaccharide biosynthesis glycosyltransferase: MKVGIICSHGGHWTETCQIFAAFEGYDTFIATYQSARAADVQQVSRAYFTHDIGRNLYRMARTFVWAAKVLRNERPHVLISMGAEIAIPFFYLGKLFGCKTIFIESWCRVTSVSQTGKLVYPVSDAFFVQWPQLCSVAGKKAQFVGAIL, encoded by the coding sequence ATGAAAGTCGGCATTATTTGCTCCCATGGTGGTCATTGGACTGAAACATGTCAGATCTTTGCTGCGTTTGAGGGCTATGACACCTTTATTGCAACCTATCAGAGTGCCCGTGCCGCAGATGTGCAACAGGTGAGCCGAGCCTATTTTACGCACGATATTGGCCGAAATCTCTACCGGATGGCGCGGACATTTGTGTGGGCCGCAAAGGTGCTTCGTAACGAACGCCCTCACGTTCTTATCAGTATGGGGGCTGAAATTGCCATTCCCTTTTTTTATCTTGGCAAATTGTTTGGTTGTAAAACCATCTTTATTGAAAGTTGGTGTCGCGTCACGAGTGTCTCACAAACCGGAAAACTCGTCTACCCAGTCAGTGATGCCTTTTTTGTGCAATGGCCGCAATTATGTTCTGTTGCTGGTAAAAAAGCTCAGTTTGTCGGAGCCATTCTATGA
- a CDS encoding glycosyltransferase family 4 protein, with amino-acid sequence MRIALVFSTPLPACEGIGFYVWNLGRFLTDQGHVVHMITRGETTKPRYERVQGIHIWRPAFWPIYPLHVDMHGYFVTQTLETIANTDGLDVIHVHTPLVKIPTSAYPVVVTVHTPMKTDTAAIPLRSILGLLVKLQTPFSIRLEKRLLQQATTITTVATSVAHELTTYGVPPQQVAVVGNGVDTATFYPAIDPQARFSQRYFLTVGRLAPRKGLEDLIACAADVVKQYPDYRFLIVGQGPLAAALHKQITQQHLEQHVHILGHIHDRVQLADLYRGAWAYVHPAHYEGLPTALLEAMACGCPVVATAVSGALDVITPDNGLLVSPHAPAQLTQALCHLIEQPDVACALGHQAGLTIHQHYGWTKIGQRYLAAYDQALQGVVA; translated from the coding sequence ATGCGTATTGCGCTTGTCTTTTCAACCCCCTTGCCAGCCTGCGAAGGCATTGGGTTTTATGTGTGGAATCTTGGCCGCTTTTTAACCGACCAAGGCCATGTTGTCCATATGATTACGCGGGGTGAGACAACCAAGCCTCGTTATGAACGGGTTCAGGGTATCCATATTTGGCGGCCAGCCTTTTGGCCAATCTACCCCTTGCATGTCGATATGCATGGCTATTTTGTGACCCAAACCTTGGAAACGATTGCAAATACCGATGGGCTTGATGTGATCCATGTCCATACACCGCTGGTTAAAATTCCAACCAGTGCGTATCCCGTCGTGGTTACCGTGCATACGCCCATGAAGACCGATACCGCCGCCATTCCGTTGCGCTCGATCCTGGGACTCTTGGTCAAACTGCAAACCCCCTTTAGCATCCGCTTAGAAAAACGACTTTTGCAGCAAGCCACGACCATTACTACCGTGGCTACGAGTGTTGCCCACGAATTAACGACGTATGGAGTACCGCCACAGCAGGTGGCTGTGGTTGGAAATGGCGTGGATACGGCGACCTTCTATCCGGCCATCGACCCACAGGCCCGGTTTAGCCAACGCTATTTTTTAACCGTTGGACGGCTCGCGCCGCGCAAAGGCTTAGAGGATTTGATCGCTTGTGCGGCGGATGTGGTGAAACAGTACCCTGACTATCGCTTTTTGATTGTGGGCCAAGGGCCACTCGCTGCCGCCCTCCACAAACAGATCACACAGCAACACCTTGAGCAGCATGTGCATATCCTTGGGCATATCCATGATCGCGTTCAGCTTGCCGACTTGTATCGGGGCGCATGGGCCTATGTTCACCCCGCCCATTATGAAGGATTGCCGACGGCATTACTGGAGGCAATGGCGTGTGGCTGTCCCGTGGTCGCGACCGCCGTGAGTGGAGCCCTTGACGTGATCACCCCCGACAATGGTCTTCTGGTAAGCCCGCATGCGCCCGCGCAATTAACCCAGGCACTTTGTCATCTGATAGAGCAGCCTGACGTGGCTTGTGCCCTTGGTCACCAGGCAGGGCTAACGATTCACCAGCACTATGGGTGGACAAAGATTGGCCAGCGCTATCTTGCAGCCTATGACCAAGCACTCCAAGGAGTCGTTGCATGA
- a CDS encoding TetR/AcrR family transcriptional regulator: MVDRRPSTKAEQRTLTTARLLRIARTQFAEHGYAHASTEHIVHQAGVTRGALYHYFDNKAGLFRAVVAELQHEVAQRIAEATSTTPDPWEQLLIGCRAFLRASLDHEVQQILLIDGPAVLGWDAWRKLDADHAMRLLEAGIRQLADAGEIVVSSISAMTHVLSGAMNEAVLWIAQATEPQTALDEAIAVLEQLLSGLRQR; this comes from the coding sequence ATGGTCGATCGTCGTCCTTCAACCAAAGCTGAACAGCGCACCCTCACAACCGCCCGCTTACTCAGGATAGCCCGCACGCAATTTGCCGAACACGGCTATGCACATGCCTCGACGGAACACATTGTCCACCAAGCTGGGGTCACTCGCGGAGCGCTCTATCATTATTTTGATAATAAAGCGGGTTTATTTCGCGCGGTTGTGGCAGAGCTGCAACACGAGGTCGCTCAACGGATTGCCGAGGCGACGAGCACCACCCCAGATCCATGGGAACAACTCCTGATCGGCTGTCGAGCATTTTTGCGGGCCAGCCTTGATCACGAGGTTCAGCAGATTCTCTTGATCGATGGGCCTGCCGTTTTAGGGTGGGACGCATGGCGCAAGCTCGATGCAGACCATGCAATGCGGTTACTCGAGGCGGGCATCCGTCAACTTGCGGATGCTGGCGAAATTGTTGTTTCCTCGATTTCTGCCATGACCCATGTCCTTTCTGGGGCGATGAATGAAGCGGTATTGTGGATTGCTCAAGCGACCGAACCGCAAACAGCGCTTGATGAGGCCATTGCGGTGTTGGAACAACTGCTCTCAGGGCTTCGTCAGCGTTAA
- a CDS encoding glycosyltransferase family 2 protein encodes MDASIIIVSYNSQADLRDCLDSILQACPDRTRYEVIVVDNGSEDASQMVIQQHYPMVRLLENTNTGYAGGNNYGAALARGEYLVFLNPDTVVMPGAIDALLGPLRTDPMIGLTTACLVHHDHPQQVNACGNQMHYTGLAYCRGANQPRTDYQTSTYVDAVSGAACAIRRSLFTTLGGFDPQFFMYVEDSDLSLRVRLHGLQCFYVAEAVIHHKYQLNYTAQKAFLIERNRYSMLIKNFSPSVLVRLLPGLLIAEIITGSYFLLRGPRYWGIKPRLYQHIWRYLRTVSAPPTTEAQERAVIQQLSSQLDFQSIQQGWLTRWLAWLVNPLLHLAHRFAGGWS; translated from the coding sequence ATGGATGCAAGCATCATTATTGTGAGTTATAACAGCCAGGCAGATCTTCGAGATTGCCTTGACTCTATCCTGCAAGCATGCCCCGATCGGACACGCTATGAAGTTATCGTTGTGGATAATGGGTCAGAGGATGCGAGCCAGATGGTGATTCAGCAGCACTACCCCATGGTTCGACTCTTGGAAAATACGAATACCGGTTATGCCGGGGGCAATAACTATGGTGCAGCGTTGGCACGAGGCGAGTATCTCGTCTTTCTTAATCCGGATACCGTGGTGATGCCCGGAGCCATTGATGCACTCTTAGGTCCGTTGAGAACTGATCCGATGATTGGTCTGACAACGGCATGTCTTGTCCATCATGACCATCCACAGCAGGTTAACGCCTGTGGTAACCAGATGCATTATACCGGGTTGGCGTACTGCCGAGGGGCAAACCAACCGCGCACGGATTATCAAACAAGTACCTATGTTGATGCTGTTTCGGGGGCTGCGTGCGCAATCCGGCGCAGCCTATTTACGACACTCGGCGGGTTTGATCCGCAATTTTTTATGTACGTCGAAGATAGTGATTTATCCTTACGCGTGCGGCTCCATGGCTTACAGTGTTTTTATGTTGCTGAGGCGGTTATTCATCACAAATATCAATTGAACTATACCGCCCAAAAAGCATTTTTGATTGAACGTAATCGCTATTCAATGCTCATCAAAAATTTTTCACCAAGCGTCTTAGTCCGATTACTTCCAGGACTGCTCATCGCCGAGATCATTACGGGAAGCTATTTTTTGCTGCGTGGGCCACGGTATTGGGGGATCAAACCCCGACTCTATCAGCATATCTGGCGGTATTTGCGGACAGTATCAGCACCACCGACCACCGAGGCGCAAGAACGGGCCGTTATCCAGCAATTAAGCAGTCAGCTTGATTTTCAGTCAATCCAGCAAGGCTGGCTCACGCGATGGCTTGCATGGTTGGTCAATCCGTTGCTTCATCTGGCGCATCGATTTGCAGGAGGCTGGTCATGA